In a genomic window of bacterium:
- a CDS encoding beta-lactamase family protein has product MSAAAEIHGTCDPRFAAVRDAFAANFTDQDEIGAAVAVVADGRLVVDLWAGWADPGRTRPWQRDTIANVYSCTKGMTALCLHRLVETGRVDLDAPVARYWPEFAQGDKGRIPVRWLLSHRAGLAAVKPMLPESALYDWNAMTTALAAETPWWEPGSTHGYHAVTFGWLVGEVVKRVSGRSLGTFFRDEVAGPLGLDFHIGLDESHHGRAADLTMIPMPPPEFEGPRLAAVIMSDPEGVAARAFMNPISLAHGPNLPAWRSAEIPGANGHAGARDLARAYGVLARGGEQDGVRLAGRETIDAMRTEQSVGPDLVLGVSTRFGLGFMLPQDAPDTRFGPGTGSFGHPGAGGHLGFADPEAGVGFGYVMNRLGPHILVDPRATRLANAAYETLGA; this is encoded by the coding sequence ATGTCCGCCGCTGCCGAGATCCACGGAACCTGCGACCCCCGCTTCGCCGCCGTCCGCGACGCCTTCGCGGCCAACTTCACCGACCAGGACGAGATCGGCGCCGCCGTCGCGGTGGTCGCAGACGGCCGCCTCGTGGTCGACCTGTGGGCCGGCTGGGCCGACCCAGGCCGCACGCGTCCCTGGCAGCGCGACACCATCGCCAACGTGTACTCGTGCACGAAGGGCATGACGGCGCTCTGCCTGCACCGGCTGGTCGAGACCGGGCGCGTCGATCTCGACGCACCGGTCGCGCGCTACTGGCCGGAGTTCGCGCAGGGCGACAAGGGCCGCATCCCCGTCCGCTGGCTGCTCTCGCACCGTGCCGGCCTGGCGGCAGTGAAGCCGATGCTGCCGGAATCGGCGCTGTACGACTGGAACGCGATGACCACCGCCCTCGCCGCGGAGACGCCGTGGTGGGAGCCCGGGAGCACGCACGGCTACCACGCCGTCACCTTCGGGTGGCTGGTCGGCGAGGTGGTGAAGCGGGTGAGCGGCAGGAGCCTCGGGACCTTCTTCCGTGACGAGGTCGCCGGCCCGCTCGGGCTCGACTTCCACATCGGGCTCGACGAGTCGCATCACGGGCGCGCCGCCGACCTGACCATGATCCCGATGCCGCCGCCGGAGTTCGAGGGGCCGCGGCTCGCCGCCGTGATCATGTCCGACCCGGAGGGCGTCGCCGCGCGCGCCTTCATGAACCCGATCTCGCTGGCCCACGGCCCCAACCTGCCGGCGTGGCGCAGCGCCGAGATCCCCGGCGCCAACGGGCACGCGGGCGCGCGCGATCTCGCCCGCGCCTACGGCGTGCTGGCCCGCGGCGGCGAGCAGGACGGCGTGCGGCTGGCCGGGCGCGAGACGATCGACGCGATGCGCACCGAGCAGTCCGTCGGGCCCGACCTCGTCCTCGGCGTCTCGACGCGCTTCGGCCTCGGCTTCATGCTGCCGCAGGACGCCCCCGACACCCGCTTCGGACCGGGCACCGGCTCCTTCGGCCATCCGGGCGCCGGCGGGCACCTCGGCTTCGCCGACCCCGAGGCGGGCGTGGGCTTCGGCTACGTGATGAACCGCCTCGGCCCGCACATCCTCGTCGACCCGCGCGCGACGCGGCTCGCGAACGCAGCCTACGAGACGCTCGGCGCCTGA
- a CDS encoding amino acid permease produces MLTRKPVSVLLAEVDGDHGLRRVLGPVALTSLGVGCIIGAGIFVLTGLAANQFAGPGLTLSFVVAGLGCTLAALCYAEFASTVPVAGSAYTYAYATLGELMAWIIGWDLVLEYAVASSTVAHGWSHYFVSFLGIFGIELPPMLIGNPFDYDPVAHTWFVTGAILNLPAALIVLLMTTILVVGIKQSANFNAAMVILKVAVVLFVIIVGAGYVETKNWDPYLPYGWEGVFKGSAYIFFAYIGFDSVSTHAEEARNPQRDVPIGLIASLLICTVLYIGVAAVLTGMVRYDQIDIHAPVALAFGARGLHVAEFLISVGAVVGITSVLLVLMLSQARILLALARDGLISRRIFGAVHPRFRTPHRATILTGIFVATVASILPLKLLADLVNIGTLFAFVVVCAAVMVLRYTHPEVHRPFRTPLMPLVPIGGIVINAYMMLNLGWENWVRLAGWLALGLVIYLVYGRHHSRLAQAGKAV; encoded by the coding sequence ATGCTCACCCGCAAGCCGGTCTCGGTGCTCCTGGCCGAGGTCGACGGCGACCACGGCCTGCGGCGTGTCCTCGGACCCGTCGCGCTGACCTCGCTCGGCGTCGGCTGCATCATCGGCGCCGGCATCTTCGTCCTCACCGGGCTCGCCGCGAACCAGTTCGCCGGTCCGGGCCTGACGCTCTCGTTCGTCGTCGCCGGTCTCGGCTGTACGCTCGCGGCGCTGTGCTACGCCGAGTTCGCCTCGACGGTGCCGGTCGCGGGCAGCGCCTACACGTACGCGTATGCGACGCTCGGCGAGCTGATGGCCTGGATCATCGGCTGGGATCTCGTGCTCGAGTACGCGGTGGCGTCGAGCACGGTCGCGCACGGCTGGTCGCACTACTTCGTGTCGTTCCTCGGCATCTTCGGCATCGAGCTGCCGCCCATGCTGATCGGCAACCCGTTCGACTACGATCCGGTGGCCCACACCTGGTTCGTCACCGGCGCGATCCTGAACCTGCCGGCGGCGCTGATCGTGCTGCTGATGACCACGATCCTCGTCGTCGGCATCAAGCAGAGCGCCAACTTCAACGCCGCGATGGTGATCCTGAAGGTCGCCGTGGTGCTCTTCGTGATCATCGTAGGCGCCGGCTACGTCGAGACGAAGAACTGGGACCCGTACCTGCCCTACGGCTGGGAGGGCGTGTTCAAGGGGTCGGCGTACATCTTCTTCGCCTACATCGGCTTCGACTCGGTCTCGACGCACGCCGAGGAGGCGCGCAACCCGCAGCGCGACGTGCCGATCGGCCTGATCGCGTCGCTGCTCATCTGCACGGTCCTCTACATCGGCGTCGCCGCCGTGCTGACGGGCATGGTGCGATACGACCAGATCGACATCCACGCCCCGGTGGCGCTGGCCTTCGGGGCGCGCGGGCTGCACGTCGCCGAGTTCCTGATCTCGGTCGGCGCCGTGGTCGGCATCACCAGCGTGCTGCTCGTGCTCATGCTGAGCCAGGCGCGCATCCTGCTGGCGCTCGCGCGCGACGGCCTCATCTCCCGGCGCATCTTCGGCGCCGTCCACCCGCGCTTCCGCACCCCGCACCGCGCGACCATCCTGACGGGCATCTTCGTGGCGACGGTCGCGTCGATCCTGCCGCTGAAGCTCCTCGCCGACCTGGTCAACATCGGCACGCTATTCGCGTTCGTCGTGGTGTGCGCGGCGGTGATGGTGCTGCGCTACACGCATCCCGAGGTGCACCGCCCGTTCCGCACGCCGCTGATGCCGCTGGTGCCGATCGGCGGCATCGTGATCAACGCCTACATGATGCTGAACCTGGGCTGGGAGAACTGGGTGCGGCTCGCCGGCTGGCTGGCGCTCGGCCTCGTCATCTACCTCGTGTACGGTCGCCACCACAGCCGCCTCGCGCAGGCCGGCAAGGCGGTCTGA
- a CDS encoding aminotransferase class IV, whose protein sequence is MLVWLNGRWLAARDARVSALDRGLLHGDGLYDTWRTYGGVPFAVDAHVRRLAAACRILRLPPPGDAATWARRAADLVRRNRMADGTVRLTITRGLAGDGPLPARTPVRPTLLLTARALPLDLAAQQTRGIAAVLLPFPRDVGPWWAGVKLIGHASAVVGKMYARARRAAEGLYVTPEGEVTEATTANLFLVERGMLVTPPTGGGVLGGVTRGLVLRAARRARLAVREEPIPVARLRRAAEVFVTASTIEILPVVRLEGDAVGGGEPGPVTRRLQASYAALVAASLRRAH, encoded by the coding sequence ATGCTCGTCTGGCTGAACGGCCGCTGGCTCGCGGCGCGCGACGCCCGCGTCTCGGCGCTCGACCGCGGCCTCCTCCACGGCGACGGGCTCTACGACACGTGGCGCACGTACGGCGGCGTGCCGTTCGCGGTCGACGCCCACGTGCGCCGGCTCGCGGCCGCGTGCCGCATCCTGCGCCTGCCGCCGCCCGGCGACGCCGCGACGTGGGCCCGGCGCGCCGCCGACCTCGTACGGCGCAACCGCATGGCCGACGGCACCGTGCGCCTCACCATCACGCGCGGCCTCGCCGGCGACGGCCCGCTGCCGGCGCGGACGCCGGTCCGCCCGACCCTGCTCCTCACCGCCCGCGCACTGCCGCTCGATCTGGCCGCGCAGCAGACGCGCGGCATCGCCGCCGTGCTGCTGCCGTTCCCGCGCGACGTCGGGCCGTGGTGGGCCGGCGTCAAGCTGATCGGCCACGCGAGCGCGGTCGTCGGCAAGATGTACGCGCGCGCGCGCCGCGCCGCCGAGGGCCTGTACGTGACGCCGGAGGGCGAGGTCACCGAGGCGACGACCGCCAACCTCTTCCTCGTCGAGCGCGGGATGCTCGTGACGCCGCCCACCGGCGGCGGCGTCCTCGGCGGCGTCACCCGCGGCCTCGTCCTGCGCGCCGCGCGCCGCGCCCGCCTCGCGGTGCGCGAGGAGCCGATTCCGGTCGCACGCCTGCGCCGCGCCGCGGAGGTCTTCGTCACGGCGTCGACGATCGAGATCCTGCCGGTCGTGCGGCTGGAGGGCGACGCCGTGGGCGGCGGCGAGCCGGGCCCCGTCACCCGGCGCCTCCAGGCGTCCTACGCCGCGCTGGTCGCGGCCAGCCTGCGCCGCGCGCACTGA
- a CDS encoding anthranilate synthase component I family protein, with protein MPLLPLVARRDPLEMLAAVGGEPGAMLLDLPDPIHPVTLIGCRPVDELRIAADEREPLARLARFVAAAPPVGDLPFPLGGGVVACLTYELGTAIASRPLPIRTTGPLAVLRRYDPLVVYDRTRRQYALATSDPSRCVPWLDRLAAPVVAADAALAAGPLAAGMTPAAHHAAVERIRALLAAGDCYQVNLTLPFTAPLAGPAWALFARLARRHPVAGGAYLDLGDAQVVCNSPELLLRVRGRDVLTRPIKGTRPRGDDAVRDAALAAELRRDPKERAEHVMIVDLERNDLGRVCTPGSVHVPRFAALESHATLHHLVSDVAGTLRPEVTLADLLAATFPGGSITGAPKQRAMEVIAELETGPRGVYCGALGLLAANGDAELTLPIRTGTVAGGGVRWHAGGGIVADSDPAREHAEAWLKTAALRLALGEPDVAAWERCSSG; from the coding sequence GTGCCGCTCCTGCCGCTCGTCGCGCGCCGCGACCCGCTCGAGATGCTGGCCGCCGTCGGCGGCGAGCCGGGCGCGATGCTGCTCGACCTGCCGGACCCGATCCACCCGGTCACGCTGATCGGCTGCCGGCCGGTGGACGAGCTGCGGATCGCAGCGGACGAGCGCGAGCCGCTCGCGCGCCTGGCGCGGTTCGTGGCGGCGGCGCCGCCGGTGGGCGACCTGCCCTTTCCGCTCGGCGGCGGGGTGGTCGCCTGCCTCACCTACGAGCTCGGTACGGCGATCGCGTCCCGGCCGTTGCCGATCCGCACCACGGGTCCGCTGGCGGTGCTGCGACGCTACGACCCGCTCGTCGTCTACGACCGCACGCGGCGGCAGTACGCGCTGGCGACGAGCGACCCGTCGCGCTGCGTCCCCTGGCTCGATCGCCTCGCGGCGCCCGTGGTCGCCGCCGACGCGGCGCTCGCCGCCGGTCCGCTCGCCGCCGGCATGACGCCGGCCGCGCACCACGCCGCCGTGGAGCGCATCCGCGCGCTGCTCGCCGCCGGCGACTGCTACCAGGTGAACCTCACCCTGCCCTTCACCGCGCCGCTCGCCGGCCCCGCGTGGGCACTCTTCGCGCGGCTCGCGCGGCGGCACCCCGTCGCCGGCGGCGCCTACCTCGACCTCGGCGACGCCCAGGTGGTCTGCAACTCGCCGGAGCTGCTGCTGCGTGTCCGCGGCCGCGACGTGCTGACCCGCCCGATCAAGGGAACGCGGCCGCGCGGCGACGACGCCGTGCGCGACGCCGCGCTCGCCGCCGAGCTGCGCCGCGACCCGAAGGAGCGCGCCGAGCACGTCATGATCGTCGACCTCGAGCGCAACGACCTCGGGCGCGTATGCACGCCCGGCTCGGTGCACGTACCGCGCTTCGCGGCGCTCGAGAGCCACGCGACGCTGCACCACCTCGTCTCGGACGTCGCCGGCACGCTGCGCCCCGAGGTCACGCTCGCCGACCTGCTCGCGGCGACGTTCCCCGGCGGCTCCATCACCGGCGCCCCGAAGCAGCGTGCGATGGAGGTCATCGCCGAGCTCGAAACCGGGCCGCGCGGAGTCTACTGCGGCGCGCTCGGTCTGCTCGCCGCGAACGGCGACGCGGAGCTGACGCTGCCGATCCGCACCGGCACCGTCGCCGGCGGCGGCGTGCGCTGGCATGCCGGCGGCGGCATCGTCGCCGACTCCGATCCCGCGCGCGAGCACGCCGAGGCCTGGCTCAAGACCGCCGCGCTGCGCCTGGCCCTGGGCGAGCCCGACGTGGCCGCGTGGGAGCGATGCTCGTCTGGCTGA
- a CDS encoding zinc-binding dehydrogenase has protein sequence MPPATCRAVVQTAPRQLELRTLPVPDLTADTALLRVEACGICGSDAEQYQGTIPMRYPLVPGHEPVGVIEAIGDRAAERWGVDVGTRVAVESVIPCGYCRACRAGTYQRCRRKGGLHGHGYVPLSRPPGLWGGFAEYMHLDAFSIVHPIRADLPASLAVLFNPLGAGFRWAAEMPRTGPGDTVLVLGPGQRGLTSVIAARAVGADTIIVTGTSRDAAKLALARDLGADHTIDVEEEDVRARIRELTGGRGADVIVEVAAAATAPLAESLWYAAGGARIVLAAVKGFRPVPDFVSDLIVVKELTLLGAFAVTSPAYRAAIRLIESGRVPLERLHTHDFGLADAEHAIRLLAGEIPGEHSIHSCLMPALG, from the coding sequence ATGCCTCCCGCGACCTGCCGCGCCGTCGTGCAGACGGCGCCCCGCCAGCTCGAGCTGCGCACGCTCCCCGTGCCCGACCTCACCGCCGACACCGCGCTCCTGCGCGTCGAGGCCTGCGGCATCTGCGGCAGCGACGCCGAGCAGTACCAGGGCACGATCCCCATGCGCTATCCGCTCGTGCCCGGGCACGAGCCGGTCGGCGTCATCGAGGCCATCGGCGACCGTGCCGCCGAGCGCTGGGGCGTCGACGTCGGCACGCGCGTCGCCGTCGAATCGGTGATCCCCTGCGGCTACTGCCGCGCCTGCCGCGCCGGCACGTACCAGCGCTGCCGGCGCAAGGGCGGGTTGCACGGCCACGGCTACGTGCCGCTCTCGCGGCCGCCCGGGCTGTGGGGCGGCTTCGCCGAGTACATGCACCTCGACGCGTTCTCGATCGTCCATCCCATCCGCGCCGACCTGCCGGCGAGCCTCGCCGTGCTGTTCAACCCGCTCGGCGCCGGCTTCCGCTGGGCCGCCGAGATGCCGCGCACGGGACCGGGCGACACGGTGCTGGTGCTCGGGCCGGGCCAGCGCGGTCTCACCAGCGTCATCGCGGCGCGCGCGGTCGGCGCCGACACGATCATCGTCACCGGCACCTCGCGCGACGCCGCCAAGCTCGCGCTCGCCCGCGACCTCGGCGCCGACCACACCATCGACGTCGAAGAGGAGGACGTGCGCGCCCGCATCCGCGAGCTGACCGGCGGGCGCGGGGCCGACGTCATCGTGGAGGTGGCGGCGGCGGCGACGGCGCCCCTCGCCGAGTCGCTGTGGTACGCGGCCGGCGGTGCCCGCATCGTGCTCGCCGCGGTGAAGGGGTTCCGGCCGGTGCCGGACTTCGTCAGCGACCTGATCGTGGTGAAGGAGCTGACGCTGCTCGGCGCCTTCGCCGTGACGAGCCCGGCGTACCGGGCGGCGATCCGTCTGATCGAATCCGGCCGGGTGCCGCTGGAGCGCCTGCACACGCACGACTTCGGGCTGGCCGACGCCGAGCACGCGATCCGGCTCCTCGCCGGGGAGATCCCGGGTGAGCACAGCATCCATTCCTGCCTCATGCCGGCGCTCGGCTGA
- a CDS encoding hotdog fold thioesterase, whose amino-acid sequence MTDAYAAALGVLVESASDGAARLRVPFADANANPGGALHGGVAASLIAIGAAAATGPGGVVVDATVHYLAAAIAEDVVADARVLRRGKELAYVAVDVATAAGKAIATGLVVWRGGAEGPADRRRLATATARAAGDARLPSFVRVFTAAPFMGRLGIAARDVADGGAHAVLPWQAANADATGALHPGAVAALVDTTGALASWTLVPLEPRNKASTPALHVAWHAAARDEDVAAVATVVRRTDELFQSTVAVHGERSGRLVATGTVTYRIVVP is encoded by the coding sequence ATGACGGATGCGTACGCTGCGGCCCTCGGCGTCCTGGTGGAGTCGGCGAGCGACGGCGCGGCGCGGCTGCGCGTGCCGTTCGCCGATGCCAACGCGAATCCCGGCGGCGCGCTCCACGGCGGCGTCGCGGCGTCGCTGATCGCCATCGGAGCGGCCGCGGCGACCGGGCCCGGCGGCGTCGTGGTCGACGCCACGGTCCACTACCTCGCGGCGGCGATCGCCGAGGACGTCGTCGCCGACGCGCGTGTGCTGCGCCGCGGAAAGGAGCTGGCCTACGTGGCGGTCGACGTCGCCACCGCGGCGGGCAAGGCGATCGCGACCGGGCTCGTCGTCTGGCGCGGCGGGGCGGAGGGGCCGGCCGACCGCCGGCGTCTCGCGACGGCGACCGCGCGCGCCGCGGGCGACGCCCGCCTGCCGTCGTTCGTGCGCGTGTTCACCGCGGCGCCGTTCATGGGCCGGCTCGGCATCGCCGCGCGCGACGTCGCCGACGGCGGCGCCCACGCCGTGCTGCCGTGGCAGGCGGCCAACGCCGATGCCACGGGCGCGCTCCACCCGGGCGCCGTCGCCGCGCTCGTCGACACCACCGGCGCGCTCGCCTCGTGGACGCTCGTGCCGCTCGAGCCGCGCAACAAGGCGTCGACGCCGGCGTTGCACGTCGCCTGGCACGCGGCGGCGCGTGACGAGGACGTCGCCGCCGTGGCCACGGTCGTGCGGCGTACCGACGAGCTCTTCCAGAGCACGGTCGCCGTACACGGCGAGCGCAGCGGTCGCCTGGTCGCGACCGGCACCGTGACCTATCGGATCGTCGTGCCCTGA
- a CDS encoding alpha/beta hydrolase: protein MPGVVSTLLGVLLVAASAGAVTVERDRPFDPSGRLRADVFVPDGPGPHPAVVMVHGGCFTGGSRRDRFGPSAEQLARAGFVAATIDYRLAPAAEFPAPVQDVKCALRWLKSQRDLRVDGRRVGLYGFSAGGYLAAFVGATAGQGSYDAPACGPTADDAVAAVVVAAGPSDWVRRCRDDDMHACEEAFLGEACTPDAPARLFREASVTTHAAWVRAPFLLLHGEDDVQVPLAQAEMLRDALIRAGKRVTFHVVPDGTHTLRVPHDAAADEAGPRILEFLRRTLDAPQGTTIR, encoded by the coding sequence GTGCCTGGCGTCGTCTCGACCCTGCTCGGCGTGCTGCTCGTCGCGGCGAGCGCCGGCGCCGTCACCGTCGAGCGCGACCGGCCGTTCGACCCGAGCGGCCGCCTGCGCGCCGACGTCTTCGTGCCCGACGGACCCGGCCCGCATCCCGCCGTGGTGATGGTCCACGGCGGCTGCTTCACCGGCGGCAGCCGCCGCGACCGCTTCGGACCGAGCGCCGAGCAGCTCGCGCGCGCGGGCTTCGTCGCCGCGACGATCGACTATCGCCTCGCGCCGGCGGCCGAGTTCCCGGCACCGGTGCAGGACGTGAAGTGCGCGCTGCGCTGGCTCAAGTCGCAGCGCGACCTGCGCGTCGACGGACGCCGCGTCGGGCTCTACGGCTTCTCGGCCGGCGGCTATCTCGCGGCGTTCGTCGGGGCGACCGCGGGTCAGGGGTCGTACGACGCGCCCGCCTGCGGCCCCACGGCCGACGACGCGGTCGCCGCGGTGGTGGTCGCCGCCGGGCCGAGCGACTGGGTGCGCCGCTGCCGCGACGACGACATGCACGCGTGCGAGGAGGCGTTCCTCGGCGAGGCGTGCACGCCCGACGCGCCCGCACGCCTGTTCCGCGAGGCGTCGGTGACCACGCACGCCGCGTGGGTGCGCGCACCGTTCCTGCTGCTGCACGGCGAGGACGACGTCCAGGTGCCGCTCGCGCAGGCCGAGATGCTGCGCGACGCCCTGATCCGTGCCGGCAAGCGGGTGACGTTCCACGTCGTCCCCGACGGCACCCATACGCTGCGGGTGCCGCACGACGCGGCCGCCGACGAGGCGGGCCCGCGCATCCTCGAGTTCCTGCGCCGGACGCTGGACGCGCCTCAGGGCACGACGATCCGATAG